From a single Anomaloglossus baeobatrachus isolate aAnoBae1 chromosome 8, aAnoBae1.hap1, whole genome shotgun sequence genomic region:
- the RPL32 gene encoding large ribosomal subunit protein eL32, with translation MAALRPLIKPKIVKKRTKKFVRHQSDRYVKIKRNWRKPRGIDNRARRRFKGQVLMPNIGYGSNKKTKHMLPTGFRKFLVRNVKELEVLMMSNKSFCAEIAHNVSSKNRKTIVERAAQLAIKVTNPNARLRSEENE, from the exons ATGGCGGCTCTCCGGCCTCTCATTAAACCCAAGATCGTCAAGAAGCGGACGAAGAAATTTGTCCGTCACCAGTCAGACCGTTATGTTAAGATTAAG CGCAACTGGCGTAAACCCAGAGGTATCGACAACAGAGCCCGCAGGAGGTTCAAGGGCCAGGTCCTGATGCCCAACATCGGCTATGGTAGCAACAAGAAGACCAAGCACATGCTGCCCACAGGTTTCCGCAAGTTTCTGGTCCGCAACGTCAAGGAACTCGAGGTTCTGATGATGAGCAACAA gtCCTTCTGTGCAGAAATCGCTCACAATGTCTCCTCCAAGAACCGAAAGACCATTGTGGAAAGAGCGGCACAACTCGCCATCAAAGTGACAAACCCCAACGCCAGACTGCGCAGCGAGGAGAACGAATAA